The Candidatus Tumulicola sp. region TCCTCGATCGAGCAAGAACAGCGGCTGACCGTATTCGACCGGCAATCCGTCGCCGGCCGCGATAGCAACGATTCGTCCGCCGCCGAGACTGTGAACCGCGTTGCGAATGCCCAGCGCTTCGATGTACGCCAACTCGCGATCGGCAGCGAAGGACTCGCCGGCCGCCGGAGCAGGCTTTGCGAGCCGGAAGATGCCGACCACGTCGGCGCGGATCGTATCGACGCGTTCGGCTTGGGGCGGTGCGGACATCCCGGCGGCGCTTCGCGCGCTACGGCCGAGTTCGATATGCGCCTCGCCACGTTCGATCCGCAACGAAACGATGTCGGAAGCTGCCAAGAACTCGGCGAGCCGGCGGATACGATCGGCTCCATACGCGTCCTGAGGCATGGCCGTTAGGCTTCCGCCCGCCATTGACGAGACCCTCGGCGGCACCAGCGGCGCGACGGTTGCCAGCTCTTCCGGCGGCAGAGCGTCTCGATCTGGCGCGTACGCCGGATCGATCTCGGCCAGCGGCACCAACACGAACGCGCGCTCGCGCAGTCGTGGGTGGGGCAACACAAGCGCTCCCACGGACCGCACGTCGTCGAACGTGAGGACGTCCAGGTCGATCGCTCGTGCCCCCCATCGCGCGCCCGGCCGGCGACCCAACCGGCGTTCCAACGACTGCAGCGCGCGGAGAAACGGAACCGGATCGAGATCGGTTCGCAGCGCGACCACCGCGTTGATAAAGTCGGGCTGGTCGATTCCGCCCCACGGTTTGGTGCGATACAACTGCGACCGCACGTCGACCGCTCCCAACTCACCAAGTGCCGCGATCGCGCGCTCGATGGTCGCGGCGGCGTCGCCGAGATTCGCTCCCAGACCGACGTACGCGCGGTGAGCGCCTATGGGTCGCGCCTCCGGGACAGCGTCACGGCCGGCGTCGCGCCGTCGAGGATATCGGGCTTGGCAACCGTCACCTCCGCCGACAAGACGCGTGGATCTTCCAAGACGGCGTCGATCAGTGCGGCTGCCAGACGTTCGAGTAGCGCGAACGACGTTTCGGCGACAATCGATACGAGGCGCCGATGCAACGCATCGTAATCGATCGTGTCGGCAAGATCGTCGGACGCCGCCGCCGCGGTGAGATCGGCATCGATCGAAACGCTGAGGTCGAACGGTGCGGGGGTCTCGCGTTCGTGTGGAAATACACCGTGCCGGCCGTATGCTCGAATGCCGCTCAGCGTTATCCGACCCACCCCGCCGGCCTCCAATCGCGCAACGTTGCATCGGCCACTCGCAGCGCCTGCGAGGCCGCCGCGACGTCGTGCACGCGAACGACGTCCACACCGCCGACGACGGCTAGCACGTTGGCGGCAGTAGTACCGAACAGTCGCAAATGCGCGTCCTCACCGGTTAGCTTGCCGATCGTACTCTTCCGCGACCACCCGATCAGCGTTGGATAGCCGAGCGCGACGATGCGCGAGACGTTTTGCAACACGGCGATATTGTGATCCGCGGTCTTACCGAATCCGATCCCCGGATCGAGCCAAATACGCTCGCGAGCGATTCCTCGCGCTAACGCTCGTTCCACACAATCGAGTAAAAATGCGATGACGCTGTCGACCACATCGCCGTCGTACTGCGTTCCCACTTGATTGTGCATCGCGACGATCGGAACGGCGAACTCAGCGGCAACATCGAGCAGCTCGTCCGGCGCGCCCCACACCGAGTTGATCGCATCGGCGCCGGCGGCGCACGCCGCGCGCGCGACGCCCGGCTTGTACGTATCGATGGAAATCGGTGCCAAGGGACAGCGCAGTCGAATCGCGCGAATCGCGGGTAACACTCGACCGAGTTCGACGGACTCATCGATGGGCAAATAGCCCGGTCGCGTCGATTCACCGCCGATGTCGAGCAGGTCGGCTCCAGCCAACCATAAGCGTTCGGCATGCGCCGCAAGGTCGTCGGGGTCGGTTAAACCGTCTCCGGAAAACGAATCGGGCGTCGCGTTGACGATGCCCATGACGTAGCTTCGACTTCCCCAATCGAAGCGCCGCGATCGCAGCTCGAGCGGCGGAGGATCAATGCGCACCGGACGCCGCACACCCATCGCGTAGCCATGCATCGCGCAACTCGGCTACGAGGAACGTCGAACCGGTTACGACCACGACGTCGCCGCTCGTGGCGCGCCGCCGCGCCGTTGCAAAGGCGTCTGCGGCGGGCTCGACGGCATCGGCCGTCATGCCCGCCGAACGAGCCATCGCGGCTAGCGCATGCGCGTCGACGGCGGTGCGTCCCTCGGTTGAAAAACGAGTCGTGACGGCGTCGGTACCGGCCGTTGCCAACTGTTCTAAGATGTGTGGCGCGTCTTTGCTTTCACCTACCGCCAATACGTAGACGATGCGCCGGTCCGGGAAAAGATCGCGTAACGAAGCGGCCAGATACGACGCCTTCTCGACGTTGTGCGCGATGTCGTAGACCAACGTAACGCCGCCGTCGGCGAACATCTCCATGCGCCCGGGAATAGCGGCCGCCGACAGCCCGCGCTCGACTGCATCCGCGGAGGGTTGTAACGACGTTCGCAATCGTTCGACGATCGCGATCGCCGTGGCGGCGTTCTCTCGTTGAAAGAGCCCGTGTACGGTCAAGCGCACGCGATAGCGGTTGGACGCCGTGATGGCTTCGAACGCTTGCGCCAACGGAGGCTCGGCGCGCATCGGCTGCATCGAAACGACGTCGCGCACGCGTACCATCGGCGCGCCGGCCGCAAGCGCGCACTCTGTCAGCACACGCAACGCTGCCGGGTCGCTTGCAGCCACGACGAGCTGCACGCCGCGTTTTGCGATTCCGCCTTTTTCGCGGGCGATCGCTTCGATCGTGTCGCCCAAAACGTCGGTATGGTCGAATCCTACCGACGTGATCGCCGCCACTTCGGGCTCAACGACGTTGGTGC contains the following coding sequences:
- a CDS encoding folylpolyglutamate synthase/dihydrofolate synthase family protein, producing MSSFSPFERAHAYLLSTIGETLSPRTSYKLDRMRALLAELGDPHRAYPVVHIGGTSGKTSTSTMVASILQAAGHTTGLHTKPHLHSMTERARVDGAEISQERFAELFEEMLPAFDRVTPEYGRPTYYEALLALAFLHFARERVAVAVIEVGLGGRLDGTNVVEPEVAAITSVGFDHTDVLGDTIEAIAREKGGIAKRGVQLVVAASDPAALRVLTECALAAGAPMVRVRDVVSMQPMRAEPPLAQAFEAITASNRYRVRLTVHGLFQRENAATAIAIVERLRTSLQPSADAVERGLSAAAIPGRMEMFADGGVTLVYDIAHNVEKASYLAASLRDLFPDRRIVYVLAVGESKDAPHILEQLATAGTDAVTTRFSTEGRTAVDAHALAAMARSAGMTADAVEPAADAFATARRRATSGDVVVVTGSTFLVAELRDAWLRDGCAASGAH
- the folK gene encoding 2-amino-4-hydroxy-6-hydroxymethyldihydropteridine diphosphokinase, with the translated sequence MGAHRAYVGLGANLGDAAATIERAIAALGELGAVDVRSQLYRTKPWGGIDQPDFINAVVALRTDLDPVPFLRALQSLERRLGRRPGARWGARAIDLDVLTFDDVRSVGALVLPHPRLRERAFVLVPLAEIDPAYAPDRDALPPEELATVAPLVPPRVSSMAGGSLTAMPQDAYGADRIRRLAEFLAASDIVSLRIERGEAHIELGRSARSAAGMSAPPQAERVDTIRADVVGIFRLAKPAPAAGESFAADRELAYIEALGIRNAVHSLGGGRIVAIAAGDGLPVEYGQPLFLLDRG
- the folB gene encoding dihydroneopterin aldolase, whose protein sequence is MGRITLSGIRAYGRHGVFPHERETPAPFDLSVSIDADLTAAAASDDLADTIDYDALHRRLVSIVAETSFALLERLAAALIDAVLEDPRVLSAEVTVAKPDILDGATPAVTLSRRRDP
- the folP gene encoding dihydropteroate synthase, whose translation is MHGYAMGVRRPVRIDPPPLELRSRRFDWGSRSYVMGIVNATPDSFSGDGLTDPDDLAAHAERLWLAGADLLDIGGESTRPGYLPIDESVELGRVLPAIRAIRLRCPLAPISIDTYKPGVARAACAAGADAINSVWGAPDELLDVAAEFAVPIVAMHNQVGTQYDGDVVDSVIAFLLDCVERALARGIARERIWLDPGIGFGKTADHNIAVLQNVSRIVALGYPTLIGWSRKSTIGKLTGEDAHLRLFGTTAANVLAVVGGVDVVRVHDVAAASQALRVADATLRDWRPAGWVG